In Chamaesiphon minutus PCC 6605, a genomic segment contains:
- a CDS encoding tyrosine-type recombinase/integrase, with translation MSIPLATVATEFLERPGLARSTVQSYELSLMPLLGEYGSYPIEILSRSTLANYLDNLSHLAYTTHQRHQAILQALFNFAVEQGYLKVNPIARLQRRKPNLERGEHFSDRVIRYLSPAQITTLYQVIDHHSRMKALVYLLHRTGARIAETLALNLEQIDLIERKFQVIGKGNKIRWCFYSEDAATVLEKYLKYYRHPESDALFTAQKPVTKLVTRLSYRTAHRDWTHLIESAPELNGIRMHDLRHTFATERVGLMGIEELRALMGHTNIQTTLRYQKVTSERAEIVAHSALDRLVQASKNS, from the coding sequence TTGTCTATCCCACTAGCTACAGTCGCCACTGAATTTCTAGAGCGTCCAGGACTCGCTCGAAGCACCGTTCAATCCTATGAATTGAGCCTCATGCCGCTACTAGGAGAATACGGCAGTTATCCGATTGAAATCTTGAGCCGTTCGACACTAGCAAATTACCTAGATAACTTATCTCATCTAGCTTATACGACTCATCAACGACATCAAGCAATCTTACAAGCTTTATTCAACTTTGCAGTCGAGCAAGGTTACTTGAAAGTTAACCCTATCGCTCGACTTCAACGACGCAAACCCAATCTAGAACGGGGAGAGCATTTTTCAGATCGAGTGATTCGATATTTATCCCCAGCCCAAATCACCACACTTTATCAAGTAATCGACCATCACAGTCGGATGAAAGCTCTGGTGTACTTGCTACATCGCACTGGTGCCAGAATTGCAGAGACTTTAGCATTGAACCTAGAACAGATCGATTTAATAGAGCGCAAATTTCAAGTGATTGGCAAAGGGAATAAAATCCGGTGGTGTTTCTACAGTGAAGATGCCGCAACGGTTCTAGAAAAATATCTAAAATACTACCGTCACCCAGAATCGGATGCTTTATTTACCGCCCAAAAACCCGTCACCAAATTAGTCACCCGCCTGAGTTATCGCACAGCTCATCGTGACTGGACACACCTAATTGAGAGCGCACCAGAACTCAATGGGATTAGAATGCACGACTTACGACACACCTTTGCTACCGAACGAGTTGGCTTGATGGGCATCGAGGAGTTACGTGCCCTGATGGGACATACTAATATTCAAACCACTTTGCGCTATCAAAAAGTTACTTCTGAACGAGCAGAAATTGTCGCGCACTCAGCCTTAGATCGATTGGTGCAAGCCTCGAAAAATAGTTGA
- a CDS encoding helix-turn-helix domain-containing protein, giving the protein MNILQSDKSPNTSETVGDYIKRMRLMLGLNQKELAAIAGIHLQSVGKIERGLTTKLNSHSKNGLASALQVPVEYLEAVCRGTPVVAVSQLKFCAPCWTPGTPPDPLWMDVRAKYCFLCGFALRDRCSHCQETIASLKHRFCPFCGTAYKAEA; this is encoded by the coding sequence GTGAATATTCTTCAAAGTGATAAATCGCCTAACACCAGTGAAACTGTGGGTGACTATATCAAACGGATGCGATTAATGCTCGGTTTGAATCAGAAGGAATTGGCAGCTATCGCGGGGATTCACTTGCAAAGCGTGGGGAAAATCGAACGCGGGCTAACAACTAAGCTGAATTCTCACAGTAAAAATGGCTTGGCAAGTGCGCTACAAGTTCCGGTGGAATATTTAGAGGCAGTCTGTCGCGGTACTCCAGTTGTGGCTGTTTCTCAACTCAAATTCTGTGCGCCGTGCTGGACTCCTGGAACGCCACCAGACCCACTCTGGATGGATGTGAGGGCTAAATACTGCTTTCTGTGTGGTTTTGCGCTACGCGATCGTTGTAGTCATTGCCAGGAAACGATTGCTTCTCTCAAGCATCGCTTTTGTCCTTTTTGTGGCACTGCTTATAAGGCTGAAGCCTGA